A single region of the Chelonia mydas isolate rCheMyd1 chromosome 4, rCheMyd1.pri.v2, whole genome shotgun sequence genome encodes:
- the LBX2 gene encoding transcription factor LBX2: MTSAKEGKAAGPLLYPSGQERRRSPLDQLPPPANSNKPLTPFSIEDILSKPSVRKAPCAPQPRLLDKAAGSGAPRNGVPAPSSPLCALEELASKTFQGLEVNVLQAAEGRDPLGAFGPRPASKKRRKSRTAFTSHQLHELERRFLYQKYLAPADRDHLAQQLGLGNAQVITWFQNRRAKLKRDLEEMKADVESLKKLPPAALESLAGMAELGEPPGPEPCSEEEIEVDD; encoded by the exons ATGACCTCCGCCAAGGAAGGGAAGGCGGCGGGCCCCCTCTTGTACCCCTCGGGCCAGGAGAGGCGGAGGAGCCCGCTGGACCAGCTGCCGCCCCCGGCCAACTCCAACAAGCCGCTGACCCCCTTCAGCATCGAGGACATCCTGAGCAAGCCGTCGGTGCGGAAAGCGCCctgcgccccccagccccggctgctGGACAAAGCGGCCGGCTCCGGAGCGCCCCGGAACGGCGTGCCCGCCCCGTCCTCCCCGCTCTGCGCCCTGGAGGAGCTGGCCAGCAAAACTTTCCAGGGGCTGGAGGTGAACGTGCTGCAGGCTGCGGAAG GTCGCGACCCGCTGGGCGCCTTCGGGCCGCGGCCGGCCTCCAAGAAGCGGCGGAAGTCGCGCACGGCCTTCACCAGCCACCAGCTCCACGAGCTGGAGAGGCGCTTCCTCTACCAGAAGTACCTGGCGCCGGCCGACCGCGACCACCTGgcgcagcagctggggctgggcaacGCGCAGGTAATCACCTGGTTCCAGAACCGCCGCGCCAAGCTCAAGCGGGACCTGGAGGAGATGAAGGCCGACGTGGAGTCGCTCAAGAAGCTGCCGCCGGCCGCCCTGGAGAGCCTGGCGGGCATGGCCGAGCTCGGCGAGCCCCCGGGCCCCGAGCCCTGCTCTGAGGAGGAGATCGAGGTGGACGACTAG